From the genome of Spinacia oleracea cultivar Varoflay chromosome 2, BTI_SOV_V1, whole genome shotgun sequence, one region includes:
- the LOC110789044 gene encoding AUGMIN subunit 8: MDVFEAVRELHRDLAVDTTRRPLVPAEKYNGITANTTRRSRTREVSSRYKSPTPPPNSNSYSKSRRCPSPNFTRNVNSSSLPSPQLASGPKRAVSAERKRSSTPPSVSRPSTPVSDTSAESQLSTKKVIGSRLPEVLWPSTMRSLSVSFQSDIISIPVSKKEKEKPVTHALSDRTLKSSSNVAQRQAEAAASPRKGTPERKRSPLRGKNSNSSHQSENSRPVDGSQSRMIDQHRWPSRTGGKLSSNIMTRSVDLSDRITKIPSSSIPSIGAPSSLRRLSADSIPRPLRKTSSDSSEQSEFDDHVGSLGLRRKSVDDSFLRISARHKAVGLSSSEKAATSAVSSVRSGSLPGSRLPSPSRTSISKVTPSPSKTRPSTPTQSRGASPSRIRQSSPTRQSSSTTSVLSFVADIKKGKKTNQLEEVHQLRLLYNRHLQWRFANARAESALYIQKFTAEQTLYNVWETNLELWDSVIRKRIDLQQLNMELKLNSVLSEQMAYLEDWALLERDHSTSLNGAIIDLEACTLRLPVTGGAKADIDSLKAAISSAVDVMQAMGSSVCSVLSKVEGIDGLASELSDLAGKERAMLNECEALSASTSAMQVKEYSLMTQLIQSQQDQKTRQPLLWTS; the protein is encoded by the exons ATGGATGTATTTGAGGCTGTTCGAGAATTACATAGAGATTTAGCTGTGGATACCACAAGAAGACCACTGGTTCCGGCTGAGAAATACAATGGAATCACCGCCAACACCACACGCCGGTCCCGGACCAGAGAAGTTAGCTCTAGATACAAATCACCAACACCGccaccaaattcaaattcatatTCGAAATCAAGGCGATGTCCATCACCAAACTTTACAAGAAATGTTAATTCATCATCATTACCATCACCCCAATTGGCGTCGGGTCCTAAGAGAGCGGTATCCGCCGAGAGGAAAAGGTCGTCAACCCCTCCATCGGTGTCTCGGCCTTCAACACCGGTCTCCGATACATCAGCAGAGTCACAGTTATCTACAAAAAAGGTGATAGGTAGTAGGTTACCGGAAGTGTTATGGCCTTCCACAATGCGTAGTCTTAGTGTTTCATTTCAATCTGATATCATTTCAATTCCTGTTAgtaagaaagagaaagagaaacctGTTACACATGCGCTTTCAGATCGTACTTTGAAGTCATCCTCCAATGTAGCACAGAGACAGGCCGAGGCAGCTGCTTCGCCGAGGAAAGGGACACCGGAGAGGAAGAGAAGCCCGTTGAGAGGGAAGAATTCGAATTCGTCTCATCAATCTGAGAATTCTAGACCTGTTGATGGTTCGCAATCGCGGATGATTGATCAGCATAGATGGCCTAGTAGAACAGGTGGGAAACTTTCTTCTAATATTATGACAAGAAGCGTGGATCTCAGTGATAGAATTACAAAAATTCCTAGTTCTTCAATTCCTAGTATTGGTGCACCTTCTTCATTAAGGAGATTGTCAGCTGACAGTATTCCTAGACCGTTGCGTAAAACTTCAAGTGATTCTTCAGAGCAGTCAGAATTTGATGATCATGTGGGGTCATTGGGGTTAAGGAGGAAGTCAGTAGATGATAGTTTTCTAAGGATATCTGCGCGGCATAAAGCTGTTGGTTTGAGTTCATCAGAAAAAGCAGCAACATCAGCTGTTTCTTCAGTCAGATCTGGGTCATTGCCTGGATCACGTTTGCCATCACCAAGTAGGACCTCTATATCTAAAGTTACGCCTAGTCCATCCAAAACAAGACCGTCTACTCCAACACAATCTAGAGGGGCAAGTCCGTCGAGGATAAGGCAGTCTAGTCCCACCAGACAGTCTAGCAGTACAACTTCAGTCCTCAGTTTTGTTGCTGATATTAAGAAAGGCAAGAAAACCAACCAATTGGAAGAGGTTCATCAACTCCGCTTGTTATACAATAGACATTTGCAGTGGAGATTTGCTAATGCTCGAGCCGAGTCTGCTCTGTATATTCAGAAATTTACCGCTGAG CAAACACTGTATAATGTCTGGGAAACAAATTTGGAACTATGGGATTCCGTAATAAGGAAGCGTATTGATCTTCAACAGCTGAATATGGAGCTAAAGCTTAATTCAGTACTGAGTGAACAA atggCGTATCTGGAAGATTGGGCTTTACTTGAGAGAGATCATTCTACTTCTTTAAATGGAGCAATCATTGATCTTGAGGCTTGTACTCTTCGGCTTCCAGTTACGGGAGGGGCAAAA GCTGATATTGACTCTTTGAAGGCTGCAATCAGCTCTGCTGTTGACGTGATGCAGGCGATGGGTTCCTCTGTTTGTTCTGTGCTATCAAAG GTTGAAGGAATCGATGGCTTGGCTTCTGAGCTCTCTGACTTGGCAGGAAAGGAGAGGGCCATGCTTAATGAGTGTGAGGCTTTATCAGCTTCAACATCCGCCATGCAG GTCAAGGAATACAGTCTTATGACGCAGTTAATACAATCGCAACAAGATCAGAAGACGAGGCAACCATTACTATGGACGTCTTGA